In Pirellula sp. SH-Sr6A, the DNA window CTCTACCAACTGAGCTACAAGGGCAATGGCACTCTGCAATTTGGGCTGCAGATGCGTAGTTTTAGCCGGCTTTTGGCGGCTTGCAAGACCTCTTGGCAGCATTCGACGAGGGGGAGGCGCCAAGCCCTTTGCGATTAAACCAGCCGTCCAGATAAAGGCCAGAATATCCGAACAACTCGTAAAATCTCTAAAGTTCTGTTGACCGCAGCCACGATGTTTGGAGATACTTTAGGCAATCTGCGCCGGTGCGGCAAAAAAGACCGCATCGGCTTCCCGGTCGCTCGGTTCTCCAAGGAATCCTGCGATCCCATTTTCATGTCCTGGTGCGAGGGTTTTTGCAATCGAAAGAGAACGTATTCAAACGCGAGTCAACAATCAGATCCGTATTTCTCCAGTGCGGGTTATCGGTCCCGACGGCACCCAGTATGGGGTGATCCCGACCGACGAAGCACTCAATCGGGCTCGCGACGCTGGTTTGGATCTTGTCGAAGTGGCTCCCAACGAGAAGCCACCCGTGTGCCGAATCATGGACTTCGGCAAATACAAATACGAGAAGAGCAAGAAAGCGGGGGGGAAGACCCACCAAACGAAGACCAAAGAAATTCGTTTGAGACCCAAGACGGGGGACCACGACGTGGAAACCAAGGTCCGCCAAGCCATCGGATTCTTAAAGCACAAAGACAAGGTGCAGGTTTCGGTTATTTTCCGCGGTCGCGAAATGGCGCACGTGGATGAAGGTCGTCGCGTCATGGAGAGCGTTCTGCAAGAGCTCGCGGAGTACTCCAAAATCGAGCAACCACCGTTGCAACAAGGCAAGAAGATGATTGCGATGGTCGCTCCTAAGTAGGGACTTTGGGTAGGAACTTTGGCAAGTGAGTAGTTTGGGTTTCGTTTTGTCGTAGAGATGGATGGTTAGTTATGCGGCTTGTTCGTTTCGCCCGGCCCGATGAGTCCATCGGCTGGGGTTTGCAGGTTCAGTACGGAATCCAAGACCTCACGCTCGCCGATCCCACGCTTCCTCTCTCGACCGTCGAATTGATTTCCAAGTGGAAGACTTACCTTCCACGTATCCAAAGCCTGGCGAAGAAACTGGGGACAAGCGAGCAACCGCTGCGCATCCTTTGCCCCCTCGATACCCCTCGCAAGATCCTGTGTATCGGACTCAACTACCGAGACCATGCTATCGAGACCAAGGCTCCCATCCCCGATGAGCCGATTGTTTTCTGCAAGATGCCGACCGCGATGATCGGCCCAGATTCCCCGATTGTCTTGCCCCCTGTCAGCCACGAAGTGGACTTCGAGGCCGAACTTGTGCTCGTGATCGGACATACCATGAAATCGGTGACCGAAGCCGATGCGACGGCAGGCATTTTCGGTTATTCGGTCGGGCACGATGTTTCAGCGCGCGATTGGCAAAAAGGGAAACCTGGCAAGCAGTGGTTCCTTGGAAAGTCCTTCGACACGTTCGCGCCTCTTGGACCTTCGATCGTGACGGCGGATGAAGTTCCCGACACGAGCTGTCTTCGCATCCAATGCCGCATCAATGGCGAAACGATGCAAGACTCGACGACCCGCGAACTCATCTTCCACCCCGCCCAATTGGTCGCGTATATCTCCCAGGTCATGACGCTGGACCCAGGCGACGTCATCTATACCGGTACTCCCCCTGGAGTCGGCATGGCCCGCACTCCCCCTCGTTTTCTGCGTGACGGGGACGTGGTCGAGATCGAGATCGAATCCGTCGGGGTCCTTAGCAATCCAGTCGTCCAAGGTTAATAACCAACTGCTGCACCTGGGATTACTAAAAAAAGAACCGCGGAGATGTTTCCACGGCTCTAAGATGCTTTTTGCTGGTCGTGCTTTCCGGGCAGCAGCCCCCGGGTGTTAGCCCATCTCCACGCGTCGGCGGCCCAATTGTTCCTGCAATCGCTGAACGATGCTGGTGTGCATTTGGCTAACGCGGCTTTCGCTCAGATCGAGCGTCGCACCGATTTCTTTCATCGTCAATTCCTCGTAGTAGTAGAGGATGATGATGAGACGCTCATTGCGATTGAGCCCCTTGGTCACCAATCGCATCAAATCGCTCTTGCTGATGCGGCGAGTGGGGTCTTCGCTCCGTTTATCTTCGAGGACGTCGATTTCGCGGACATCCTTGTAGCTGTCGGTTTCGTACCACTTCTTGTTGAGAGACACCAAGCCGACTGCGGCCGCATCGCTCTTCATCTTTTCAAGCTCGTCGATGGAGATTCCCATGTAGGCCGACAGCTCGTGCGTGGTAGGAGCACGGCCATATTTGGCTTCGAGCAATTTGGTGGCTTCGTTCAGCTTGCTCGCTTTGCTCCGAACCAACCGTGGAACCCAGTCCATTGTTCGGAGTTCATCGAGCATCGCACCGCGGATTCGGGGGACGCAATAGGTTTCGAACTTCACGCCTCGTTCCATGTCAAAGGCATCGATGGCATCCATGAGACCAAAGATACCAGCGCTGATCAGATCGTCCAGCTCGACTCCCTCGGGAAGTTTGGCTCGGAGACGTTCGCCGTTGAAACGTACGAGAGGCATGTAGCGTTCGATGAGAATATTTCTCAAATCCACATTGCTTGGATCCGCTTTGAATTTATTCCAAACGTCCGCAATGTCGATATTCGATGCTACAGTGGTCGCCATCCGATCCTCCGTGATTGCTATGGCAAGTTATCGAGACGCTTTCGAGTCTGTCTCGTTTGATTCGTAAGACCAATTGCCCAACCGATTGCTGGGGAACACAACCGAGCATCCTGCCGGGAAGCGTTCAAGGTCGTCGCGAACGTCAATTCGTCGTGGTGCGTCTCGCGGATGGGGACTCTACCGAGTTGCCTTGGCGAGTTCTACGTCAGTTAACCAAAGATTTGGTGACCCAATTCTCTGCCTTCGCTGAATTACCCATTCCATGCGATTTACTCGCCGGACACACCTGAATTTCGTTGACGCAGCCGCTCGATCGTAGCCCGGTAGTTCCACTCGATGCTCTGCCGGACGATTGTCTCGGCCGTTTTTCCAACGACCCAGCCAATCACCGCGAAGACAAAAAGCATGGAAATCCCCCGAACCAAGATATCCTCTGCAGGAGCCGACATCAGCAGTCCATAGCCAATACAGCTTGCGAGCGCTAAGCAACCCAAGCAAGCGGCGTAGGAACGACCCATGTTGACCTCCAAAGGGGACACCTCGAGCGACCTCTCGCGTCGTAGTGATACGACATGAGACACGAGACCCGTAAAAGAGGTATCGGCAGCGGATGGCCCGGTTCTTCAGCCTGTTGCGAAAAAATTCAAGTTTCGGTCGAATGGCGTCTGTTACGGTTTAGCGTCCTTACCAAACCCCCTCGGAGCAGCGTCGATCTTATGGCCAAGCAGCATGCACCCCGGTTTCTCGCATTGGTGGAGAGTATCCGCTCGAGCGTTCGCGAATGCACCATCGACCAGCTCAAACGAAAGATCGATGCCCAGGAGTCCTTTCACTTGATCGACGTGCGAGAAGAAAGCGAATTCGCCGCGGGACATATCCCAGGAGCTGTGCATCTGGGGAAAGGAATTATTGAAAGAGACATCGAAGCGACGATTCCTGACATCCACGCACCGATTCTCCTTTACTGCGGTGGAGGGTTTCGATCCGCTTTGGCCGCCGATAACTTGGCTAAGATGGGCTATACCGATGTGACCAGCGTGGACGGGGGATGGCGAGGATGGACCGACGCCGGTTACCCGACCACCAAGTAACGGAATCTTCTGAGTATGCGTGTCGAATCCCGCGCCGGTGGCTACAAAGTCACCGTGCCGTGCAAGATCAATCTCTTTCTCGAAGTGCTCGGGAAGCGATCCGATGGTTACCACGACCTGGACACCGTCATGCTCGCCGTCTCCCTTTGCGACGAACTTACCTTCCTGCCTGATCGATCGGGAAAATTCCGGCTTGAAGTGTCCTTCGAAGATGGGCATCCACTATCCGATACCGATCCGGCATGGAATGTTCCTGGCGACGAACGCAATCTAGTCGTTCGAGCCATGCGATTGCTCGTCGATCGACTAAGTGTCGAGCCGTTCACCCAGGATCACGATGCCTCCAAGAGTCTCGGTGGATCGATCCATCTCCACAAGCGGATTCCCTCGATGGCGGGCCTGGGAGGGGGAAGTGCCGATGCGGCAGCAGCCCTCTGTCTTGCGCTGCTGGCCTTAGCCCCATCGCTTGATTCCATGCCTCGCGCGTGGGATCGGTTGCTGCAATGCGCGAGGGAGCTTGGGAGCGACATCAATTTCTTTTTGGAAGGGGCCAATCAGAACGATTGTTGGTTAGCCCACTGCCACGGTCGGGGAGAGAAAGTCAAACCTTTGGCCGGGAATCTATCCGATTGGTCGATCGTGCTCGCCCATCCCCCGGTGGGCTGCGGAACTGCGGAGGTTTTTTCGAAAGTACGCGTAATAGGGAGAGAACAGCGTTCGCCCGCAAAGCTTATCAAGGCGCTATCATGCAATAATGCCGAGGAAGCCGGTAAAGAGCTTTACAATGCATTGGAGTACCCAGCGAATCAGGTCACTGACTGGATTTCGCGTGCGGGTAGATGGATTGATCGTTATGATCAGTTCGGTCAAGCCTTATCCGGGAGCGGTTCAGCCCGATTTTGCTTGTGCCGAAGCTGGGAACAAGCCGAGAGAGTAGCTAGGGAATTGCAGAGTCAGTGTGCCGTGCGCGCTTACGCAGTGCGACCATGGTGCCAGCCACATCCAAAGGGGTTCACGCAGATCGCAGCGGGGCGATCCCCATAGCGAGTCGTTGTTGGTCGAGAATGGAGTGCGGGAAACGATGGAAATCACCGAGGTTCGAATCAAGTTGATGGAGGATTCCGAGGACCGGCTCCGAGCCTTCTGCTCGATCACGATCGATCAATGCTTCGTTATCCGAGATTTGAAGATTATCGAAGGAACCAACGGACCGTTCGTCGCGATGCCGAGCCGGAAAATGTCCGCTCGATGCGGTCGTTGCGGAAATAAGAACCATCTGCGCAGCCAGTACTGCAACCAATGCGGCGCACGGCTTCGTGGCCCGCAGGATTTGCGCGACGTCGAAGGGGGGAACCCTAACAAACTCTACGCGGACATCGCTCACCCCATTAACCAAGCTTGCAGGGATCTCATTCAAAGCTCGGTCATCGGCGAATACATGCTCGAACTGGAGCGTGCCAAATTGCCCGGGTACAAATCCAGGTACGACGACGAGTATGCCGATAGCGGGCCTGAAGGAAATGAAGGTTCGATGGGCGGTCACAGCGTCCCGAAGCCCCATATGTTAGAGCGGCCGCCAACCTCCAGCTCCAAGCACGAGGACAAAAAACACTTCGGCGACGGGATCTTTGAAGGCTAACCCCTGCCAAATCCACCACCTGTCGTCCACGTTCGCTATGATGGCGTGGATCGATCGTTTCTTGGGTATGGCTCCACCGCACGCTCGCCTCTAGCCCCTACCCATCGGTTCACGCATAGACCTTGCTGCGGGGAGCCCTCTGCGCACGCCTTTTTCTGCAAGGACCACTCGGGTGAATCACGACAGAACACGCC includes these proteins:
- the infC gene encoding translation initiation factor IF-3, whose amino-acid sequence is MQTRVNNQIRISPVRVIGPDGTQYGVIPTDEALNRARDAGLDLVEVAPNEKPPVCRIMDFGKYKYEKSKKAGGKTHQTKTKEIRLRPKTGDHDVETKVRQAIGFLKHKDKVQVSVIFRGREMAHVDEGRRVMESVLQELAEYSKIEQPPLQQGKKMIAMVAPK
- a CDS encoding fumarylacetoacetate hydrolase family protein produces the protein MRLVRFARPDESIGWGLQVQYGIQDLTLADPTLPLSTVELISKWKTYLPRIQSLAKKLGTSEQPLRILCPLDTPRKILCIGLNYRDHAIETKAPIPDEPIVFCKMPTAMIGPDSPIVLPPVSHEVDFEAELVLVIGHTMKSVTEADATAGIFGYSVGHDVSARDWQKGKPGKQWFLGKSFDTFAPLGPSIVTADEVPDTSCLRIQCRINGETMQDSTTRELIFHPAQLVAYISQVMTLDPGDVIYTGTPPGVGMARTPPRFLRDGDVVEIEIESVGVLSNPVVQG
- a CDS encoding FliA/WhiG family RNA polymerase sigma factor, whose translation is MATTVASNIDIADVWNKFKADPSNVDLRNILIERYMPLVRFNGERLRAKLPEGVELDDLISAGIFGLMDAIDAFDMERGVKFETYCVPRIRGAMLDELRTMDWVPRLVRSKASKLNEATKLLEAKYGRAPTTHELSAYMGISIDELEKMKSDAAAVGLVSLNKKWYETDSYKDVREIDVLEDKRSEDPTRRISKSDLMRLVTKGLNRNERLIIILYYYEELTMKEIGATLDLSESRVSQMHTSIVQRLQEQLGRRRVEMG
- a CDS encoding rhodanese-like domain-containing protein yields the protein MRHETRKRGIGSGWPGSSACCEKIQVSVEWRLLRFSVLTKPPRSSVDLMAKQHAPRFLALVESIRSSVRECTIDQLKRKIDAQESFHLIDVREESEFAAGHIPGAVHLGKGIIERDIEATIPDIHAPILLYCGGGFRSALAADNLAKMGYTDVTSVDGGWRGWTDAGYPTTK
- the ispE gene encoding 4-(cytidine 5'-diphospho)-2-C-methyl-D-erythritol kinase, with product MRVESRAGGYKVTVPCKINLFLEVLGKRSDGYHDLDTVMLAVSLCDELTFLPDRSGKFRLEVSFEDGHPLSDTDPAWNVPGDERNLVVRAMRLLVDRLSVEPFTQDHDASKSLGGSIHLHKRIPSMAGLGGGSADAAAALCLALLALAPSLDSMPRAWDRLLQCARELGSDINFFLEGANQNDCWLAHCHGRGEKVKPLAGNLSDWSIVLAHPPVGCGTAEVFSKVRVIGREQRSPAKLIKALSCNNAEEAGKELYNALEYPANQVTDWISRAGRWIDRYDQFGQALSGSGSARFCLCRSWEQAERVARELQSQCAVRAYAVRPWCQPHPKGFTQIAAGRSP
- a CDS encoding septation protein SpoVG family protein; the encoded protein is MEITEVRIKLMEDSEDRLRAFCSITIDQCFVIRDLKIIEGTNGPFVAMPSRKMSARCGRCGNKNHLRSQYCNQCGARLRGPQDLRDVEGGNPNKLYADIAHPINQACRDLIQSSVIGEYMLELERAKLPGYKSRYDDEYADSGPEGNEGSMGGHSVPKPHMLERPPTSSSKHEDKKHFGDGIFEG